The following nucleotide sequence is from Methanomassiliicoccus sp..
ATATTCATCGTAATGTTCTTCCGGTCAGCCATGCAGGCCTTCCACTGGCCGGCGATGCAAGCCTCCACCGCGCTCATGGTACCGAAGGACCATCTTGCACGCATCACCGGCCTCAATCAGTCCGTCATGGGGCTCACCAGCATCATGGGCCCGGCCCTCGGGGCGTTCCTTTACGTCGCCCTACCCATGTACCTGGTCCTGGGCATGGATGTGGTGACCGCGGCCATGGCCATCACCGCCCTGTTGGTGGTGAGGATACCAGAGATCAGGAAGCCCAAGGGGCGTGAGAAGACCCCTATACTCCGAGATCTCGTGGAGGCGTTCCGATACGTACAGGCCTGGAAGGGGGCATTGCTGGTGGTAGCGGTGTTCTCCGTCGTTAACTTCCTGATCACCCCGGCGTTCACGTTCTTTAACCTGCTGACACTGTATCATTTCGGCCAGGGGCCGTACCAGGCCGCCTTCATGGATGTCATGTTAGGGGCGGGCATGATCACGGGCGGCCTCATACTGGGGATGTGGGGCGGATCCAAGCGGAAGATCGTCACGTGCATAGGGGCCCTTGCCTCCTCTGGCGGAGGGGTGCTCTTGATAGGCGTGCTGCCTCCTGACGGTTTCCTCATCGCGGCCACGACCGCCCTGTTCATCGGCACGGGCCTATCCATAGTCAACGGCATCGTCATGGCAATACTGCAGAAGGGAATCAGGGCCGACATGCAGGGACGGGTGTTCGCGCTCCTGTCGAGCTTGTCCAGCGGAATGGCCCCCTTGGGGCTGGCGCTCTCTGGCCCATTCGCGGCGGTGTTCGGCATTCAGGCCTGGTTCATCGCCGGGGGGCTGATAATGGTGGTCGTCAGTGCGTCCCTGTTCTTTGTTCCGGTGGTTTTGAACATCGAGGACCACATTGCCGAGGCGGTAGCGATAGAGCAGTAGCGTTGGGACCGCTGGGAGCGTGTATGAACATCACCGCATTGAGGTGTAAATACCTAGCGGCGTGTCTCATTCCTTCCTGGCGACACAGATATAGTAAGCGTCATCATCCCTCTCGAAGAGCACCGAGAGGCCGCTGTCCGTCATCATTCGCTTTAACCGCTCCATCGACGGTAAAAAGTCGTTGGAGATCTCCACACCTCCCTCCATGTGGATGCCATTGATCTTCTTCGCCGAGTCGGAGTGCGCGACGGCAAGCCGGCCCCCCTTCCTAAGTGCCCTCGACAGTATCTTGATCGCCAGGGGCTGATCGACGAAGTGAGGGAAACACGAGTAGCAGACCACCAGATCGAACTCCGAGCAGTATTCGAGATCGTACACATCGGAGATGACGTAGGAGACGAATGGATGCTCGCTCTCAGGATACTTGGTCCGGGCGACATCGATCATGTTCTCAGAGTAGTCCACGGCCACAATGGACCCGTTGACCAGACGGGCCTCGTAATGTGGGATCATTACCCCAGTTCCTGTGCCGATGTCCAGGACCCTTTCGTGGCCCTTTATGGAGAGGATATCGGTTATGTATTCTACCTTACTGCTATCGTGGACGGAGATCTCATCCCACACCTTGGCCTTTTCGTTGAAGAACCCCCTCTGCTTCGGATTAATCCTTTTCGTACCCACTGAGATCCCTTCCGTTCATATCGGTATGACCACCGGTATCCCCTTTACCTTTTCCACAAATGCGTCGATATTGTAGACGGCACGAATGTTCTCTGGCGTTATTATGCTATGATCGCCGGTGGCGAAGATCGCTCCTTCCCTCATCATTATGAACTTGTCTGAATGACGGATCGCCAGGTTGAGGTCATGTATCGTCATGATGGCCGCTATGTGGTTCCTTCTCGCGATGTTCCTAATCAGATGCATTATCATGTGCTGGTTGGGCAGGTCCAGGCTGCTTGTGGGCTCGTCCAGGAGGATCACCTTGGGCTGTTGCACCAGCACCCTGGCGATCTGCACCAGCTGGTACTCCCCGCCGCTTATCTCATTGACATACTTCAGCGCCAGATCGTCCAAGCCCATCAGGTGGATAACTCTTCCAGCGAGCCTGATGTCCTTTTCGGTGACCTCCCATTCAAAATGCGGTTTCCTCCCCAACAGAACGGAGTCAAAGACCGTCATCCTGGACATCTCGCCCCTCTGTGATACATAGCCTATTTTTTTGGCGATGTCCCTTCTGCTCATCTTATGGAGGTTCGACCCGTCTATGATGACCGAGCCCATGGCGGGCATCAGGATCTTGTTGATGCACTTCATCAAGGTGGTCTTGCCGACACCGTTGGGGCCCATGATCGATGTCACTTCATCCTTCTCGATGGTGAATGTGACGTCGTCCAGGACCTTCACGCTCTTGTAGGAGAACTCCACACCGTTCACCTGGAAGAACGTCATTTCCTGTACCTCCTTATCAGCAGGTAGATGAACAGCGGCCCTCCGAGCATGGATGTGATTATCCCCACCGGTATGACCGATGGGTACAGGATCACCTGCCCCAATCCATCCGCGGCGATCAATATGATGGCGCCCAGGATTATCGATAGGGGTATGAGGTGCCGGTGATCGCTTCCAATGATCATGCGAGCTATATGTGGACCAAGGAGCCCTATGAACGCGATGATGCCGAAGAAGGAGACGATGACAGCACTGAGGACCGAGGCCAGAACCATGCCTATGATCCTCTCCCTCTCAGTGTGTACACCGAGCCCCATGGCGGTCTCCTCCCCCGCCTCCATGGCGTTGTAGTCCCATCGCTTGTAGTAGAAGTACAGGGTCACCGATAGCAGGACAGCCATGATAAGGGTGTTCCAGGACCAGGTCGCCTTTCCCAGGTCTCCGAACGTCCACATGACGATATTGCCCAGCTGGGAGTCTGTTGCTAGGTACTGCATGAAGGAGAGGCCAGCGGCGAACATGGCGCTGATGGCCACTCCTGCGAGGACCATCGTTTCCGCGCTAACGCGGGTCACCCTGGTCAGTAGCAGGATGGCGCCGGTTGCCAGCAGCGAGAACAGAAAGGCGCTGATGGTAGTGACGTAGGGATTGCTGATGGAGACTATGGACGTAATGCTGGAGCCAGCGTTCAGGAATATGATGGCGAACGATGCTCCGAACGCAGCGGCGCTGGAGATCCCCAGAGTGTAGGGAGAGGCCAGCGGGTTCCGCAGGATGCATTGCATGACCACGCCCGCGACCGCCAGACCTGATCCAGCAAGGATCGCACCGACGATCCTGACCATTCGGATGTTCCAGACGACGCCCCCCATTCCATCATTGTCAAATGTAAAGATGTACCGGATGATGTCAGAGGTGGATATGCTCAGAGGGCCGTTGTGGGCAGCGATGATGATACATGCGAAGAGGGCCATTAGAGAAAGCACTACAACCAGGCCTTTCCTCCTGACGTATCCGCGATACAAACAGGAGTTGTGAGTGGCCTCCCCATCGCCATCATCGTAGATGTCGAAGCCTTCCCACTTGTCGTGGTCCGCGGTCATGTCGCCGTTCTTCGTTCTGATCACCGTATTCCAGAAAAAGATTGGAAGTTGTTTGAAAAATATTACAGCGTCACTTCCCCGCAGCCGTTGCCGCTCTGACCATCAGCGATCTCCGAGTATGTCATGGTTGTTTCTGGATAGAATAACTGAATGATCTCATTGGCCTTCTGGTCAAAGGTCCAGGAGAAGGCCTCACCGTTCATCACGGATGCCACGTAGTAGGAGTTGATAAGCTGGTTCTCCCAGTTGGTTCCGTAGCACTTGTAGACCATTGTAGAAAATATGCTGCCATTCTCTATCGCGGACACGTTCTGAAGCCCGGTCTCGTCCGCAATGTAACCGTTCATAGATGCCACGCAGTCGCTCAGGCCTATGCTGTCTATGAAAATGTAGTCTGGATCGGCAGCCACCAGTGTCTCTAACGTAATGACATATGGCTGGCCATTGCCGGCAGGGGCGATGGCGTTGGTGACGTTGGAGTAGTCAAAGGGGAGGTAGTTCCCCGAGGCCTTGAGGAAAGACGCCCCACCATAGTAGAACATCCCGCTGGCGTATGCGTTCTCAGTGCTTTCGTTCAATGACCTTGAGGTAATCTCGCTGATCATGTCCGCAATGCCTTTGTTCAGCTTTGCCGCCCTCTCCTCTTCGCCGAACAGCTTCCCTAGGGATGTAATCTGATCGTAGAAATCATCACCGAACTCCAGATTGGCATTGATGACATAGACGGGGATGCCTGTCTGGTTCTGCAGGGTATCGGCGGTACCAGCATCCGTTGCGGTGGATGTTATGATCAAGCTAGGGCCCAATGCCAGAATGCTCTCGGCATCGGTGGCGACCTGCGGCAAGGAGGATAGGTTCCCCTTGTTCACGAGATAATATGTCTGATCGTCCCGCGTGTTGAATGTACCAGCGGTCTCCACGGCCTTCACCTTGTCGAACACGTCGAAATAAGATACTAGCCTCAGGGAGCAAGCCCCTACACAGAAGACAGAGTCGATCTTCTCCGGCACCTCCACCGGTCTGCCCAATGAGTCTAAGGAGGTAGCTTTTTCTGCGTTGCTCCCGTTATCCTCGCCCCTGGTTAGCAGGTATGCTGCGCCAGTAGCGGCGATCACCACCACTAGCGCAGCTAATATAGCATATGTTTTTTTCGTATCGATTTGAACACCCCCGTTCGGAGCCGCCCTTGGTCCCGACAAGTCCAAGGACATGATCAGATGATAGGCTGAAATGAGAAGGGCTATTAATACTTTTTAAAAATTCGTATTACGAAATCGAACGAGGTCGTATGCAGGAACTAACAAGATTGGTGGATTATCAGGTCTTCGTATGTCGCGACCCGGAATCAATTAAATGGGTAGGCGACCTGTTCGAAGATTAATGGAACAGAGCAAAGACATGGCACCCATGAACTGGCGGATCTGAGGTAGGAGGAAGGCCATCTTACCAGAATTTGTGGTGGATAGAGATCTAGGCCAACATTCGAAGCTTGGTTCGATTAACGATAATGGTCTGTTCTCAAATTATCTGGCCCTTCATATCGGCTCCCCTTTTTCACGCTCCATTCCTTGATCTGGCGAATCAGCCTGAGAGCGCTCATCGTTCGCATCAGATGATAGAGGGACAACTTCAAACCAGGAATGAAATGCAAGGCCAGAGGGATTGTCCGGGAGATTAGCTAGATCACAAACGTCAATAACAGGGAAAATTGAAAAGTGGGCTCAGCCGGATTCGAACCGGCGGTCTCCTCCGTGTGAGGGAGACGTCATAACCGCTAGACCATGAGCCCGTGCGTGAGTCTGAAACCGCTGACCGTATATGAATTTTTGGCCATGGGGACGGTCGGAATTGGCCTTGGGTAAGCACATGAACCAGCATTTGGATCTGTTGCGAATTCCCGCGCCGCCATTGCCGTCATCCCATCATCAGAATCGGAGTCTCAGCCCTGGCATGTTCAAATAGGATGGCGTCTATAATAAGAGAAGGCTGCCGACCTGTTCTTCCAGAGGAAGTCGGCGGGCACTAACGTGAGGTATTGAGATGAAAGATGATCACTTACCGGAAGTTAGGAACAGCGAAGGAGTGGAAGAGGACCTCTGGACGGAGCATCAGAGAGCATCGGCACTGGAAGAGATAGACATTGATGATCTCAAGCAGGTAGCCCCTGCCCTATTTGATGACATATGCTCGAGCTCTGACCTGGAGGTGGTCAGGGAACGGGCGTTCAAAAGCCTCTATGAGCTGGAGCTAACCTATCATTTGCCATCGTGGACCGCGAGTTCGCTGGAGCGGGTGAACGCGCTGTATTGCATCCAGGTTCTCAGGAACTTCCTATCACCAAGGAACGAGAAGATAAGCGGATGCAGTACGCTCAAGGTGCTGCACCAGCTCGTTAATGAAGGCCAGATTGCTGCTGGCAACAGAGCCTTCTTCGTGGACATCTACCACATAATCAAAGGAGCGGTAGGCCTTTCCGAGCTGGCGCTGGAGGAGTCTCCGGACCTCTCCCAGACGTCCGGAAGGGAGGCGGCGAAGATCAGATCGGACTTTCTGGACGTGCTCTCTGAGAGGGCATGTCAGAGGATACAGTCGTACCCTACCGGCCTGGACCCTGAGGTCGTGGAGCGACGGAAGGAGAACCGCGAGCGCATAATCGAGGCCCTGGGAGGTGATCCTGAGAAGTGGCAGAGCTATAAGTGGCAGCTGATCAACGTCCTCAGGAACACGCAGGACCTCGATGGTCTCGTGGAGCTAACTGACGACGAGCGTAAGGCCATAGATATGGCTGTCAGCAACCG
It contains:
- a CDS encoding class I SAM-dependent methyltransferase — translated: MGTKRINPKQRGFFNEKAKVWDEISVHDSSKVEYITDILSIKGHERVLDIGTGTGVMIPHYEARLVNGSIVAVDYSENMIDVARTKYPESEHPFVSYVISDVYDLEYCSEFDLVVCYSCFPHFVDQPLAIKILSRALRKGGRLAVAHSDSAKKINGIHMEGGVEISNDFLPSMERLKRMMTDSGLSVLFERDDDAYYICVARKE
- a CDS encoding MFS transporter; this translates as MASIEVAKKESTPPPWMRRFFTLWAGQAFSLLGSALVQWALMFWVAVTTASPLDLAIAGAMGLLPQVFLSPFAGAYVDRHDRKKVMLFADLLTALGTLILMLLFVAQAIALWHIFIVMFFRSAMQAFHWPAMQASTALMVPKDHLARITGLNQSVMGLTSIMGPALGAFLYVALPMYLVLGMDVVTAAMAITALLVVRIPEIRKPKGREKTPILRDLVEAFRYVQAWKGALLVVAVFSVVNFLITPAFTFFNLLTLYHFGQGPYQAAFMDVMLGAGMITGGLILGMWGGSKRKIVTCIGALASSGGGVLLIGVLPPDGFLIAATTALFIGTGLSIVNGIVMAILQKGIRADMQGRVFALLSSLSSGMAPLGLALSGPFAAVFGIQAWFIAGGLIMVVVSASLFFVPVVLNIEDHIAEAVAIEQ
- a CDS encoding iron ABC transporter permease: MTADHDKWEGFDIYDDGDGEATHNSCLYRGYVRRKGLVVVLSLMALFACIIIAAHNGPLSISTSDIIRYIFTFDNDGMGGVVWNIRMVRIVGAILAGSGLAVAGVVMQCILRNPLASPYTLGISSAAAFGASFAIIFLNAGSSITSIVSISNPYVTTISAFLFSLLATGAILLLTRVTRVSAETMVLAGVAISAMFAAGLSFMQYLATDSQLGNIVMWTFGDLGKATWSWNTLIMAVLLSVTLYFYYKRWDYNAMEAGEETAMGLGVHTERERIIGMVLASVLSAVIVSFFGIIAFIGLLGPHIARMIIGSDHRHLIPLSIILGAIILIAADGLGQVILYPSVIPVGIITSMLGGPLFIYLLIRRYRK
- a CDS encoding ABC transporter ATP-binding protein, which produces MTFFQVNGVEFSYKSVKVLDDVTFTIEKDEVTSIMGPNGVGKTTLMKCINKILMPAMGSVIIDGSNLHKMSRRDIAKKIGYVSQRGEMSRMTVFDSVLLGRKPHFEWEVTEKDIRLAGRVIHLMGLDDLALKYVNEISGGEYQLVQIARVLVQQPKVILLDEPTSSLDLPNQHMIMHLIRNIARRNHIAAIMTIHDLNLAIRHSDKFIMMREGAIFATGDHSIITPENIRAVYNIDAFVEKVKGIPVVIPI
- a CDS encoding ABC transporter substrate-binding protein; protein product: MIAATGAAYLLTRGEDNGSNAEKATSLDSLGRPVEVPEKIDSVFCVGACSLRLVSYFDVFDKVKAVETAGTFNTRDDQTYYLVNKGNLSSLPQVATDAESILALGPSLIITSTATDAGTADTLQNQTGIPVYVINANLEFGDDFYDQITSLGKLFGEEERAAKLNKGIADMISEITSRSLNESTENAYASGMFYYGGASFLKASGNYLPFDYSNVTNAIAPAGNGQPYVITLETLVAADPDYIFIDSIGLSDCVASMNGYIADETGLQNVSAIENGSIFSTMVYKCYGTNWENQLINSYYVASVMNGEAFSWTFDQKANEIIQLFYPETTMTYSEIADGQSGNGCGEVTL